In a single window of the Sulfurimonas sp. hsl 1-7 genome:
- a CDS encoding glycosyltransferase: MIKKTEKEIMKNWEGDPYNPIVSICCTTYNHQNYIAEALDSFLMQETNFVFEIIVRDDASTDKTAHIIREYEKNYPNIIKPIYEKENGYQKGIRPMPVTFTKAKGKYIALCEGDDYWTSSQKLALQIKFLEKNIDYAGIAHQCSIIDENGKIKRMFYRRNIKEVLRSADFLSEPPFQTATFMFRTSYLEKYPLSHKFYSGDKFLFSFISIFGKVKYNSQVLSCYRQHEQGISHGVDYQKFVDDIHIPYILYSIDKKYPKYKHLAYIHLSMLILTKNIRYWSSIKHGVLATLYSFSYVPKNYAFLKSVFYHLLLRTKCHILQD; encoded by the coding sequence ATGATAAAGAAGACAGAAAAAGAAATAATGAAAAATTGGGAGGGTGATCCTTATAATCCTATAGTGAGTATATGCTGTACTACTTATAATCACCAAAATTATATTGCTGAAGCTCTTGATAGTTTTTTAATGCAGGAAACTAATTTTGTTTTTGAAATTATTGTTAGAGATGATGCCTCTACTGATAAAACAGCTCATATTATTAGAGAATATGAAAAAAATTATCCTAATATAATTAAACCAATTTATGAAAAAGAAAATGGGTATCAAAAGGGTATTAGACCAATGCCAGTAACTTTTACAAAGGCAAAAGGAAAATACATAGCATTATGTGAAGGTGATGATTATTGGACAAGTTCTCAAAAATTAGCACTACAAATTAAATTTTTGGAAAAAAATATAGATTATGCTGGAATTGCACATCAATGTTCAATAATTGATGAAAATGGAAAAATAAAAAGAATGTTTTATCGAAGAAATATTAAAGAAGTATTGAGAAGTGCTGATTTTTTATCTGAGCCACCTTTTCAAACTGCTACATTTATGTTTAGAACTTCTTATTTGGAAAAATATCCATTAAGTCATAAATTTTATTCTGGTGATAAATTTTTATTTTCATTCATTAGCATTTTTGGAAAAGTTAAATATAACTCTCAAGTGCTTTCCTGTTATAGACAACATGAGCAAGGGATTTCACATGGAGTAGACTATCAAAAATTTGTAGATGATATACATATTCCATATATCCTATATTCAATTGATAAGAAGTATCCAAAATATAAACACTTGGCTTATATACATTTAAGTATGCTGATTCTAACTAAGAATATTAGATATTGGTCTTCTATAAAACATGGAGTCTTAGCAACTTTGTATTCTTTTAGCTATGTTCCAAAGAACTATGCTTTCTTAAAAAGTGTATTTTACCATTTATTGTTGAGAACCAAATGTCATATACTTCAAGATTAG
- a CDS encoding glycosyltransferase WbsX family protein has translation MKILAFYLPQFHEIPENNEWWGKGFTDWTNVKKATQLVKGQYQPRKPLNDNYYDLLDLAVMKWQSKIAQEHGIYGFCYYHYWFNGKLLLEKPLENMLKDKEVTIPFCFSWANEPWARTWDGQNTNVLMAQDYGTEEDWKLHFQYLLPFFQDERYIKLDNKPMFLIYRTENIPNVNEMISYWNELAIENSFNGIYLIETLNSFQKKSYVDNSEALVEFEPMYTISGNGMSLSYRIYDKLLKIFINKGLASKSYDHVWKTILNRSNRSVKKKVYLGAFFDWDNTARKVYRGLFFRNMTLEKFRYYFKHQINKAKQQNSEFIFFNAWNEWAEGTYLEPDKKYKFKILETIKDVVGFYKKND, from the coding sequence ATGAAAATACTAGCATTTTACTTACCACAGTTTCATGAGATACCTGAAAACAATGAATGGTGGGGAAAAGGTTTTACTGATTGGACCAATGTTAAAAAAGCAACACAGTTAGTGAAGGGACAGTATCAGCCAAGAAAGCCTTTAAATGACAACTATTATGATCTTTTAGATTTAGCTGTTATGAAATGGCAATCAAAAATTGCTCAAGAACATGGAATATATGGATTTTGCTATTATCATTATTGGTTTAACGGAAAATTACTTTTAGAAAAGCCTTTAGAAAACATGTTGAAAGATAAAGAAGTAACTATTCCTTTCTGCTTTTCATGGGCTAATGAACCTTGGGCACGAACTTGGGATGGACAAAATACAAATGTACTAATGGCTCAAGACTATGGCACAGAAGAAGATTGGAAACTTCATTTTCAATATTTATTACCTTTTTTTCAAGATGAACGTTATATTAAATTGGATAATAAACCCATGTTCTTAATATATAGGACAGAAAACATTCCTAATGTTAATGAAATGATTTCGTATTGGAATGAATTGGCTATAGAAAATAGTTTTAATGGAATTTATTTAATAGAGACACTGAATTCTTTTCAAAAAAAAAGTTATGTAGATAATTCAGAAGCTTTAGTTGAGTTTGAGCCAATGTATACAATTAGTGGGAATGGAATGTCTTTGAGCTATAGAATATATGATAAACTATTAAAAATTTTTATTAATAAGGGATTGGCTTCTAAAAGTTATGACCATGTTTGGAAAACTATTTTGAATAGAAGTAATAGGTCAGTGAAGAAAAAAGTTTATTTGGGAGCTTTTTTTGATTGGGATAATACAGCTAGAAAAGTTTATCGAGGATTGTTTTTTAGAAATATGACTTTGGAAAAGTTTAGATACTATTTTAAACACCAAATTAATAAAGCAAAACAACAAAATAGTGAGTTTATTTTTTTTAATGCGTGGAATGAATGGGCTGAAGGTACATATTTAGAACCTGATAAAAAATATAAATTTAAAATTTTAGAGACGATTAAAGATGTAGTGGGATTTTATAAAAAAAATGATTGA
- a CDS encoding glycosyltransferase family 2 protein produces MIDILLATYNGEKYLSAQLDSILKQTYQDFKILIHDDGSTDNTIKIIKKYALEHSDKLVVFDDNIRKGGACQNFSYLLQKASSPYIMFCDQDDIWLENRVQMFLSSMKDTEKKYGKDIPLIVFSDLIVVDEKLNIISESMVESQKLNPKIASFFKLLKCQNVITGCAMMINKKALEISIPIPQQALMHDWWIALNVAKYGKNIFLEDTTILYRQHSTNLVGYQKPSFIRFLKILFSKKIFNDYIKIKNMLNEKMSFYSFCICKIKVIFLRIYKK; encoded by the coding sequence ATGATTGATATTCTTTTAGCAACTTATAATGGAGAAAAATACCTTTCAGCACAACTTGATTCAATTTTAAAACAAACATATCAAGATTTTAAAATTCTAATTCATGATGATGGTTCTACAGATAATACGATAAAAATTATTAAAAAATATGCATTAGAACATTCTGATAAATTAGTTGTTTTTGATGATAATATTAGAAAGGGTGGTGCTTGTCAAAATTTTTCTTATTTATTACAAAAAGCATCATCACCATATATTATGTTCTGCGACCAAGATGATATTTGGCTGGAAAATAGAGTTCAGATGTTTTTATCTTCAATGAAAGATACTGAAAAAAAGTATGGAAAAGATATACCTTTAATCGTTTTCTCTGATTTAATTGTTGTAGATGAAAAATTAAATATTATTAGTGAATCAATGGTAGAGTCTCAAAAATTAAACCCTAAAATTGCCAGCTTTTTTAAATTGTTAAAATGTCAAAATGTTATAACTGGCTGTGCAATGATGATAAATAAAAAAGCATTAGAAATATCAATACCTATCCCACAACAAGCACTTATGCATGATTGGTGGATAGCATTAAATGTAGCAAAATATGGTAAAAATATTTTTTTAGAAGATACAACAATACTATATAGACAGCATAGTACAAATTTAGTTGGATATCAAAAACCTTCTTTTATACGTTTTTTAAAAATTTTATTTTCTAAGAAGATTTTTAATGATTATATAAAAATTAAGAACATGTTAAATGAAAAAATGAGTTTTTATAGTTTTTGCATATGTAAAATAAAAGTAATTTTTTTACGAATATATAAAAAGTAG
- a CDS encoding glycosyltransferase family 2 protein yields the protein MLYQVNASIVLYHNKIEQLKKTIESFLATTLNVKLYLVDNSSNDDLKVLKNLDERIEYIFNNSNLGYGSAHNIAMRKSIDDEVPFHLVLNPDIYFSTGILEELFEYMQTHQDVGNTMPQVKYPNGTIQYLAKLLPTPKDLVLRRFIPFKAWKDNRNRKYELRESGYNKIMNIPNLSGCFMFLRTSILEKVGLFDENIFMYLEDTDLNRRIHKNYKTIFYPKVEIVHEYAKESYVNKKLLLSHIKSAIYYFNKWGWFFDKERKNFNEKIMEFLKQS from the coding sequence ATGTTGTATCAAGTTAATGCTTCAATAGTCCTTTATCATAATAAAATAGAACAACTCAAAAAAACGATCGAGAGTTTTTTAGCTACTACTTTAAATGTAAAATTGTATTTAGTAGACAACTCATCAAATGATGATCTAAAAGTGTTAAAAAATTTAGATGAGAGAATAGAATATATTTTTAATAATTCAAATTTGGGGTATGGTTCAGCACATAATATAGCTATGCGAAAAAGTATAGATGATGAAGTACCTTTTCATTTAGTTTTAAATCCAGATATATATTTTTCTACAGGGATTTTAGAAGAACTGTTTGAGTATATGCAAACACATCAAGATGTCGGTAATACTATGCCGCAAGTAAAATATCCTAATGGAACAATTCAATATTTAGCTAAGTTATTACCAACACCTAAAGATTTGGTTTTACGTCGGTTTATACCATTCAAAGCTTGGAAAGATAATAGAAATCGTAAGTATGAATTACGAGAGAGCGGCTATAATAAAATAATGAATATACCAAATCTAAGTGGTTGTTTTATGTTTTTAAGAACTTCAATTTTAGAAAAAGTAGGTCTTTTTGATGAGAATATTTTTATGTATTTAGAAGATACCGACTTAAATAGAAGAATACATAAGAATTATAAAACAATTTTTTATCCGAAAGTGGAAATAGTTCATGAGTATGCAAAAGAATCGTATGTCAATAAGAAACTTTTATTGTCCCATATTAAATCAGCAATATATTACTTTAATAAATGGGGTTGGTTTTTTGACAAAGAAAGAAAAAATTTTAATGAAAAGATTATGGAATTCCTTAAACAGTCATGA
- a CDS encoding glycosyltransferase family 2 protein — protein sequence MSYTSRLVSVAIATYNGEKYLRKQLDSIYNQTYQNIEVIVCDDCSDDNTINILEEYSKKYNLIYYLNEYNLGYVKNFEKAISLCNGDYIALSDQDDIWLPQKLEVLVEEIDKNSVIHSDAFLIDNRDRTISDSWTKFYKKNTNTEMIKCIFGENDITGCTCMITKEFVSKIIPFPKEFKYHDMWIAMVGINNGGIKYIDKPLIMYRLHENNVIGANTKEKKRLNSVVRKEYYLNFLSQCIVILHQSNLLKLDQNSIRAVIDNILMYSNRYNSFINLNAFKYTFKYYKYLFPRDTSSKKLLKILKLFIGNRLIALFERDTK from the coding sequence ATGTCATATACTTCAAGATTAGTTTCAGTTGCTATTGCAACTTATAATGGTGAAAAATATTTAAGAAAACAATTGGACAGTATTTATAATCAAACATATCAAAATATAGAGGTTATTGTATGTGATGACTGTTCTGATGATAATACTATTAATATTTTAGAAGAGTATAGTAAAAAATATAATTTGATATATTATCTCAATGAATATAATTTAGGTTATGTAAAAAATTTTGAAAAAGCTATAAGTTTGTGTAATGGTGATTATATAGCCTTATCAGATCAAGATGATATTTGGTTACCTCAAAAGTTAGAGGTTTTAGTTGAAGAAATTGATAAAAATAGTGTAATCCATAGTGATGCTTTTTTAATAGATAATAGGGATCGTACAATAAGTGATTCATGGACAAAATTTTATAAAAAAAATACTAATACTGAGATGATAAAGTGTATTTTTGGTGAAAATGACATAACAGGATGCACTTGTATGATTACAAAAGAGTTTGTATCAAAAATTATACCTTTTCCTAAAGAGTTCAAATATCACGATATGTGGATAGCAATGGTAGGTATTAATAATGGTGGTATAAAATATATAGACAAACCTTTGATAATGTATAGACTTCATGAAAATAATGTTATAGGTGCAAATACTAAAGAGAAAAAAAGATTGAATTCTGTAGTAAGAAAAGAGTATTATTTGAATTTTTTGAGTCAATGTATTGTCATTTTACATCAATCAAATCTTTTAAAGTTAGATCAAAATAGTATTAGAGCAGTAATTGATAACATTTTAATGTATTCAAATCGTTATAATAGTTTTATTAATTTAAATGCATTTAAATATACGTTTAAATATTACAAATATTTATTTCCACGGGATACATCAAGTAAAAAATTATTAAAAATACTGAAGTTATTTATAGGAAATAGGCTCATTGCTTTATTTGAAAGGGACACTAAGTAG
- a CDS encoding glycosyltransferase family 4 protein, which produces MIENFLITFFIAFIVIYALIKLKGIVRLNDIPNERSLHTKTIPRSGGLGIFVSLLIFFVYMNFFDGKNVYLLFSIFMVFLLGFYDDIFSANPKFKLLVIFIASLVLSLDGVYLTSLGEYLGFNLTLGFFAIPFTAFAIIGFTNALNLIDGLDGLAGGVSLIILLAFAHIGNEFDDIVILTLSTGLLGALSAFLFFNWNPAKIFMGDSGSLTIGFILAVLALLSSHYIHPVAILYFLAVPVIDTLIVMIRRIKYQGSPFKADNTHIHHILNDFFGSAKQTTFFLMMSQAIFCFLGYVVARHIESYPLGLFPVAMIISFVILTIMAYMLFTTILKNKGELKK; this is translated from the coding sequence ATGATAGAAAATTTTTTAATTACATTCTTTATAGCTTTCATTGTTATTTATGCACTTATAAAATTAAAAGGTATAGTACGTTTAAATGATATTCCAAACGAGAGAAGTTTACATACTAAAACTATTCCAAGAAGTGGTGGTTTAGGAATATTTGTGTCTTTGTTGATTTTTTTTGTATATATGAACTTTTTTGATGGAAAAAACGTTTATCTATTGTTTTCAATTTTCATGGTTTTTCTTTTAGGCTTTTATGATGATATTTTTAGTGCAAATCCTAAATTCAAATTACTTGTTATATTTATAGCATCACTTGTGTTGTCGTTAGATGGTGTTTACTTAACATCATTAGGTGAGTATTTAGGGTTTAATTTAACTTTAGGTTTTTTCGCAATTCCTTTTACTGCTTTTGCTATTATAGGTTTCACAAATGCACTTAATTTAATAGATGGACTTGATGGTTTAGCCGGAGGAGTTAGTTTGATTATATTGTTGGCATTTGCACATATTGGGAATGAATTTGATGATATAGTAATTTTGACTTTGTCAACTGGATTACTCGGTGCTTTGAGTGCATTTTTATTCTTTAATTGGAATCCGGCAAAAATTTTTATGGGAGATAGTGGAAGTTTAACAATAGGTTTTATTTTGGCTGTTTTGGCACTTTTAAGTTCTCATTATATTCATCCGGTTGCAATTTTGTACTTTTTAGCAGTACCTGTGATAGATACGTTAATTGTAATGATCCGAAGAATAAAATATCAAGGATCCCCTTTTAAAGCTGATAATACACATATTCATCATATCTTAAATGATTTTTTTGGATCTGCTAAACAGACTACATTCTTTTTAATGATGTCACAGGCTATATTTTGCTTTTTAGGGTATGTAGTAGCAAGACATATAGAAAGTTATCCACTTGGTTTATTCCCAGTAGCCATGATCATTAGTTTTGTAATTTTAACTATAATGGCATATATGCTTTTTACAACAATTTTAAAAAATAAAGGTGAATTGAAGAAATAA